A region of Saccharococcus thermophilus DNA encodes the following proteins:
- a CDS encoding DUF5590 domain-containing protein: MRKWVVLLFIFLCLAVWQAISVYQDALKPKLCMEAKALERAKEKIALAQIDRTYTYYGNESYIVFVGRTKQGKRYVVWVPEKKGKIVVKRAGSGITETEAIAKLKADRHPKKIISAKLGMEKGVPLWELTYIDQYNRYSFYYLSFTDGTFLKRYSFQQ; the protein is encoded by the coding sequence ATGAGAAAATGGGTGGTTTTGCTCTTTATTTTTTTATGCCTTGCCGTTTGGCAGGCGATTTCCGTTTATCAAGACGCACTTAAGCCAAAGCTGTGCATGGAGGCAAAAGCGCTCGAGCGCGCCAAAGAAAAAATTGCGCTGGCACAGATTGACCGTACGTATACATACTATGGCAACGAGTCGTATATCGTTTTCGTCGGCAGGACGAAACAAGGAAAAAGATATGTCGTCTGGGTTCCGGAGAAAAAGGGAAAAATCGTTGTCAAACGGGCGGGAAGCGGCATTACGGAAACAGAAGCGATCGCGAAATTAAAAGCCGATCGTCATCCGAAGAAGATCATTTCCGCTAAGCTTGGTATGGAAAAGGGTGTACCTCTTTGGGAGTTAACATATATCGATCAATATAATCGTTACTCGTTTTACTACTTAAGTTTTACGGACGGAACCTTTCTAAAGAGGTACAGTTTTCAACAATGA
- a CDS encoding YpoC family protein gives MKAVQVPNEFAHPLFFREGEVIEVKEELAFPQMMKNVPFYYDITAREPFPWDHIEQSIPAVLQLWNEEKTQLEHCFARRDRRAARQPMIRGLSYLLSCLFWLNGKRVNHVRRWQEEISTLPVKPVNCLERLQFIFDRCDVYHSFIQLCELFEETAKLAYKQIAINKRMTR, from the coding sequence ATGAAAGCAGTGCAGGTGCCAAATGAGTTTGCCCACCCATTGTTTTTCCGTGAGGGAGAAGTGATCGAAGTTAAAGAAGAACTGGCTTTTCCGCAGATGATGAAAAACGTGCCCTTTTATTATGACATAACGGCGCGTGAGCCGTTTCCATGGGATCATATCGAACAATCGATTCCGGCGGTGCTGCAATTATGGAACGAAGAAAAAACGCAATTGGAACACTGCTTTGCCAGACGCGACCGCCGCGCTGCCCGGCAGCCGATGATCCGCGGGCTTTCCTATTTGCTTTCTTGTTTGTTTTGGCTAAATGGAAAGAGAGTCAATCATGTGCGGCGCTGGCAAGAAGAAATCAGCACCTTGCCGGTTAAACCGGTAAACTGTTTAGAACGGCTTCAGTTTATTTTTGATCGTTGCGATGTGTATCATTCATTTATTCAACTGTGCGAGCTGTTTGAAGAAACGGCGAAATTGGCATATAAGCAAATAGCGATAAACAAAAGGATGACTCGTTAA
- a CDS encoding DnaD domain-containing protein — translation MDKKKIAEWLAQGSVAIPKLLLNHYKYLGLSEGEFVLLLHMHSFIEDGVLFPTPAELAEKMTAAPSECMEMLRKLLQKGFIAIEEHTDERGIRSEKYSLQPLWEQLVQYLYTEWAKEERKDRQEEEESLYTVFEQEFGRPLSPFECETLSMWIDQDGHSPQIIKAALREAVLSGKLNFRYIDRILFEWKKNGIRTIEQAQHYGKKFRKHQQSARSTKTAPSEYKQTIPFFNWLES, via the coding sequence ATGGATAAAAAGAAAATAGCCGAATGGCTGGCGCAAGGAAGCGTCGCCATTCCAAAATTATTGTTGAATCATTATAAGTATCTCGGTTTGTCGGAAGGGGAGTTCGTGTTATTATTACATATGCATTCCTTTATCGAAGATGGTGTTTTATTTCCGACCCCCGCCGAGCTGGCCGAAAAAATGACAGCTGCTCCTTCTGAATGCATGGAAATGCTCCGCAAATTGCTGCAAAAGGGATTTATTGCCATTGAGGAGCATACCGATGAGCGGGGGATCCGCAGTGAAAAGTATTCGTTGCAGCCGCTTTGGGAACAGCTTGTTCAATATTTATACACCGAGTGGGCGAAGGAAGAAAGGAAAGATCGGCAAGAAGAAGAGGAAAGCTTATATACCGTGTTTGAACAAGAGTTTGGCCGGCCGCTTTCCCCGTTTGAATGTGAAACGTTATCGATGTGGATTGACCAAGACGGACATAGCCCGCAGATTATTAAAGCGGCGCTTCGCGAAGCGGTGCTGTCGGGAAAATTGAATTTCCGCTACATCGACCGTATTTTATTCGAATGGAAAAAGAATGGAATCCGTACGATCGAGCAGGCGCAACATTATGGAAAAAAATTCCGTAAACATCAGCAATCCGCTCGATCAACGAAGACAGCGCCGAGTGAATACAAACAAACCATTCCTTTTTTTAACTGGCTGGAATCTTAG
- the dinG gene encoding ATP-dependent DNA helicase DinG, with translation MHERFVVIDLETTGNVPKKGDRIIQLGMVVVENGKIVDRFSSFFNPDRTIPPFVQQLTNISEQMVENAPSFAEKAAKVVDMLQQSYFVAHNVSFDLPFLQEELQMAGLPIFTGPTIDTVELARIVLPTAESYKLGDLAKLLHITHDQPHQADSDAEVTAKLLMKLLDRLRQLPLITLQQLKRLSPYLKSDLYSLLDGIIMEKMATLADEPPYVFYRGIALKKPSSVSKKEKDRDQTASFSAFYAGPHTLPLDHYEKRDGQWEMMKLVYEALATSQHALIEAGTGLGKSLAYLIPSAFFAYEQQKRVVISTHTLQLQQQLLERDIPLLNKIVPFSLRVAVLKGKRNYLSVDKFISFLREPHPTYDVVLLKCQLLVWLTQTETGDMDELNISSGARLFWSSLSADDEDGSSKYNFFMQAKQRAEESHIIITNHAFLLHDLISSAPLLPSYDHMIIDEAHHLEEVASHYFGEHVDYVSIRLLLTKIGKMNENGSLAKLIKRFTEQNWHAEDAFLHCERLLEELQFECDELFRLLRRYALERKASRSGRCRYRFAPEKEGGRQWSAVKELCWRIRGHMAKLVEETRRLQSICTKEQTQSRQAGDYSYFSDISALQQRMEALSDLLESDDPMVVRWIEAEEKGAANATALYSQPIQLDEFFAERLFMVKKSVVLTSATLTIGDSFSYIVSRLGLSDFYPLCRAIPSPFSYKEQAMVMIPTDLPSISSTALETYAEAVADGVGKIARQIKGKMLVLFTSYELLKLTAAAMKMEERNEDFVLIAQGVQSGSAAKLTRTFQQFDHAILFGTSNFWEGVDLPGDELTIVVIVRLPFAPPDDPVMEAKSEHVRAKGGDPFYELSLPEAVLRFKQGFGRLIRTEKDKGALFVLDRRLTTASYGKYFLNSLPSVHVCEDSLDRLLQKLKAWL, from the coding sequence ATGCACGAACGTTTTGTCGTTATTGATTTAGAAACAACCGGGAATGTTCCGAAAAAAGGAGACCGCATTATTCAGCTCGGCATGGTCGTGGTCGAGAATGGGAAAATTGTTGACCGTTTCTCGAGCTTTTTTAATCCCGACCGAACGATCCCGCCTTTTGTTCAACAGTTAACGAACATTAGCGAGCAAATGGTGGAAAACGCGCCGAGCTTTGCTGAAAAAGCGGCGAAAGTAGTTGATATGTTGCAGCAGTCTTATTTCGTTGCCCATAACGTTTCTTTTGATTTGCCGTTTTTACAAGAAGAATTGCAGATGGCCGGCTTGCCGATCTTTACCGGTCCAACTATTGATACGGTGGAATTAGCCCGCATTGTGCTGCCGACGGCGGAGAGCTATAAATTAGGCGATTTGGCCAAACTGCTCCATATTACCCACGATCAACCGCATCAAGCGGACAGCGATGCCGAAGTGACAGCAAAGCTATTGATGAAGCTGCTCGACCGTCTGCGCCAGCTTCCGCTTATTACGTTGCAGCAGCTAAAACGCTTGTCACCGTATTTGAAAAGCGATTTATATTCGCTGCTCGATGGCATCATCATGGAAAAGATGGCGACGTTAGCGGATGAACCGCCATATGTATTTTATCGTGGCATTGCTTTAAAAAAGCCGTCATCTGTGTCGAAAAAGGAAAAAGATCGAGATCAAACAGCGTCTTTTTCCGCGTTTTATGCCGGCCCGCACACTCTTCCGCTCGATCATTATGAAAAGCGGGATGGGCAGTGGGAGATGATGAAGCTTGTCTACGAGGCGCTGGCTACATCGCAGCACGCTTTAATTGAAGCGGGCACGGGACTTGGCAAATCGCTCGCCTATTTAATCCCGAGTGCTTTTTTTGCTTACGAGCAGCAAAAGCGGGTCGTCATTAGCACGCATACGCTGCAGCTGCAGCAACAGCTTTTAGAACGGGATATTCCGCTTTTAAACAAGATTGTTCCATTTTCGCTGCGCGTCGCGGTGCTAAAAGGAAAGCGCAATTACCTTTCTGTTGATAAGTTTATCTCCTTTTTGCGCGAACCCCATCCAACTTATGATGTGGTGCTGCTCAAATGCCAGCTGCTTGTTTGGCTAACGCAAACGGAAACCGGAGATATGGATGAACTGAATATATCGTCCGGCGCGCGTTTATTTTGGTCGTCTTTATCTGCGGATGACGAAGATGGTAGCAGTAAATATAATTTCTTTATGCAGGCAAAACAACGTGCGGAAGAATCGCATATTATTATCACCAATCACGCGTTTTTATTGCATGATCTCATTTCTTCCGCTCCGCTTTTGCCATCTTATGATCATATGATTATTGATGAAGCGCATCATTTAGAAGAAGTAGCATCCCATTATTTCGGAGAGCACGTTGACTATGTCTCCATCCGGCTATTGTTGACCAAAATCGGCAAAATGAATGAAAATGGCTCATTGGCCAAATTAATAAAGCGGTTTACGGAACAAAATTGGCATGCAGAAGATGCGTTTTTGCACTGCGAGCGCCTTTTGGAGGAACTGCAATTTGAATGCGATGAATTGTTTCGCCTGCTGCGCCGCTATGCGCTAGAAAGAAAAGCGTCGAGATCGGGCCGCTGCCGCTACCGTTTTGCTCCGGAAAAGGAAGGCGGAAGGCAGTGGAGCGCGGTGAAAGAATTATGCTGGCGCATTCGCGGCCATATGGCTAAATTGGTGGAGGAAACAAGACGATTGCAGTCGATATGTACCAAGGAGCAAACACAATCAAGACAGGCTGGCGATTATTCATATTTTTCTGATATTTCTGCTTTGCAGCAACGGATGGAGGCGTTGTCTGACTTGCTTGAAAGCGACGATCCGATGGTGGTGCGCTGGATCGAAGCGGAAGAAAAAGGGGCGGCGAACGCCACGGCCCTGTACTCACAGCCGATTCAGTTGGACGAATTTTTTGCCGAGCGTCTGTTTATGGTGAAAAAAAGCGTTGTACTTACTTCCGCCACCTTAACGATTGGCGATAGTTTTTCTTATATCGTATCGCGGCTTGGCTTAAGCGATTTTTATCCACTTTGCCGCGCGATTCCGTCGCCATTTTCGTATAAAGAACAGGCGATGGTAATGATTCCGACCGATTTGCCATCCATTTCTTCCACCGCTTTGGAAACATATGCGGAAGCTGTTGCGGATGGGGTAGGGAAAATCGCAAGACAAATAAAAGGAAAAATGCTCGTGCTTTTTACTTCTTACGAATTGCTGAAATTAACGGCAGCGGCGATGAAGATGGAAGAACGAAATGAAGATTTTGTTCTCATCGCCCAAGGGGTGCAAAGCGGGAGTGCGGCAAAGCTGACAAGAACGTTTCAACAGTTCGATCATGCGATTTTGTTTGGGACAAGCAATTTCTGGGAAGGTGTTGACTTGCCGGGAGATGAACTGACAATCGTGGTGATTGTCCGTTTGCCGTTTGCACCGCCGGATGACCCAGTGATGGAAGCAAAAAGCGAACATGTTCGCGCCAAAGGCGGGGATCCTTTTTATGAACTATCCCTCCCTGAAGCGGTTCTGCGCTTTAAACAAGGATTCGGCAGGCTGATTCGGACAGAAAAGGATAAAGGGGCGCTTTTTGTCCTTGATCGCCGCCTCACCACCGCCTCATACGGAAAATATTTTCTAAATTCGCTGCCGTCCGTACATGTTTGCGAAGATTCGCTCGATCGGCTGCTGCAAAAACTCAAAGCATGGCTTTGA
- a CDS encoding pyridoxal phosphate-dependent aminotransferase → MKLAKRVASLTPSTTLAITAKAKELKAAGYDVIGLGAGEPDFNTPQHIIDAAVKAMNEGYTKYTPTGGLPALKEEIIKKFEKDQQLRYEPSEIIVCVGAKYALYTLFQAILDEGDEVIIPTPYWVSYPEQVKLAGGVPVYVEGLEENQFKITPEQLKAAITERTKAVIINSPSNPTGMIYTEEELKALGEVCLEHDILVVSDEIYEKLVYGNARHVSIAQLSPELKEQTVIINGLSKSHSMTGWRIGYAAGNKEIIKAMTNLASHSTSNPTSIAQYAAIAAYSGPQEPVEEMRKAFEERLNIIYEKLIQIPGFTCVKPQGAFYLFPNVREAARMAGYDTVDQFVAALLEEANVAIVPGSGFGAPDNVRLSYATSLDVLEKAVERMKQFMEKKLQRA, encoded by the coding sequence ATGAAATTGGCAAAGCGGGTTGCTTCACTCACACCATCAACAACATTAGCGATTACGGCAAAAGCAAAAGAGCTAAAAGCAGCAGGCTATGACGTGATCGGATTAGGCGCGGGTGAGCCGGATTTTAACACGCCGCAGCATATTATTGACGCAGCGGTAAAAGCGATGAATGAAGGGTATACGAAATATACACCAACAGGTGGTCTGCCAGCTCTAAAGGAGGAAATTATTAAGAAATTCGAAAAAGACCAGCAGCTTCGTTATGAGCCGTCAGAAATTATTGTTTGTGTTGGAGCAAAATACGCATTGTATACATTGTTTCAAGCTATTTTAGACGAAGGGGATGAAGTGATCATCCCGACTCCATATTGGGTTAGCTATCCAGAGCAAGTGAAGCTTGCCGGCGGTGTGCCAGTTTATGTTGAGGGGCTGGAAGAAAATCAATTTAAAATCACGCCAGAACAGTTAAAAGCGGCGATTACGGAGCGGACAAAAGCGGTGATTATCAACTCGCCAAGCAATCCGACGGGAATGATTTATACGGAAGAGGAGCTAAAAGCGCTTGGCGAAGTTTGCTTGGAGCATGATATTTTGGTCGTTTCCGATGAAATTTATGAGAAATTGGTGTACGGAAACGCCAGACACGTATCGATCGCGCAATTGTCGCCGGAGTTAAAAGAGCAAACGGTCATCATTAATGGCTTGTCCAAATCGCATTCGATGACGGGATGGCGGATTGGCTATGCGGCGGGAAACAAAGAAATTATCAAGGCGATGACCAATCTTGCCAGCCATAGTACATCCAACCCGACCTCGATTGCGCAATATGCGGCCATTGCCGCGTACAGCGGCCCACAAGAGCCGGTCGAAGAAATGCGCAAAGCGTTTGAAGAACGGTTAAACATTATTTACGAAAAACTGATTCAAATTCCAGGGTTTACTTGTGTAAAACCACAAGGGGCGTTTTATTTGTTCCCGAACGTCCGCGAGGCGGCGCGAATGGCTGGTTATGATACGGTAGACCAATTTGTTGCCGCGCTGCTAGAAGAGGCAAACGTGGCGATTGTTCCAGGATCTGGATTCGGCGCTCCGGACAATGTCCGCTTGTCCTATGCCACTTCGCTCGATGTATTGGAAAAAGCAGTCGAGCGCATGAAACAATTTATGGAGAAAAAACTGCAACGCGCATAA
- a CDS encoding PBP1A family penicillin-binding protein, which translates to MSGEYRSRVERKQAAKQAKQTKQKKAKQKKGLSLFKKLAIAALLLMVIGMVGGIATFAYFVKDAPPLDEAKIKDPMSSTVYDMKGHKVAELGGIKRTYISYKDVPKVLEDAVLATEDARFYEHHGVDFIRLAGAVLANLKEGFGAEGGSTITQQVVKMTFLSPEKTLKRKAQELWLALRLEQKYSKHEILEMYFNKIYYSDGIYGVARAAEYYFGKTNLKDLTLPEAALLAGMPQSPNNYNPYDHPEAAKKRRDVVLSLMAKHGFITKEEAEKAKQVPIKSMLVERKQHHNSVPYDAFIDEVIKEVTDQANVNVFEDGLKIYTTLDQDAQKYVENLLNSDTLFTDKKDLQSAIALIDTKTGEIRALGGGRHRENVKFGFNYAIQPVGQPGSSIKPILDYGPAIEYLKWSTAHQIVDEPYTYSNGKPIRNADRRYLGPITMRHALALSRNIPALKALQAVGKERAKEFANRLGMGFDRVEEAYAIGGLENRVSPLQMAGAYSAFGNNGIYIKPHAVTKIVFPDGTEMDLRPKPKRVMKDYTAYMITDMLKSVVEYGTGVLANVPGHHVAGKTGTTNYPEEVARQYGLSDRAVQDSWFVGYTPNYTAAVWTGFSKRSSTADLSQWEQRIPKLLFKRVISHVDDGGSDFEMPNSVVKLPIKKGTNPPKLASKYTPASEITYECFVRGTEPTETAPDEPETLPSVTDLQAAYDQGTNTISVSWKYSDMHDNTIFEVHIKTDQGTTNVVTTKDEAIAISNPTPGAVYTIAVYAKEGDITSKPALTSVQVPGGEQNPNQPSPSDQPNQNQNDNNQQQPNWDNNGTNNGTDNGTNNGGNNGTNENQNNQGGNNGNNINSGNNGQGGNNSGNNGNNTAPTTPPSNPTTPPPNPTTPPPNNHNGAKNGNNQTKKGFGTFGTNTQHSGTEN; encoded by the coding sequence ATGTCTGGTGAATATCGTTCTCGCGTAGAACGTAAACAAGCGGCAAAGCAGGCAAAGCAGACAAAACAAAAGAAAGCGAAACAGAAAAAGGGACTTTCGCTTTTTAAAAAATTAGCCATTGCTGCTTTGCTGCTGATGGTGATAGGAATGGTAGGCGGAATTGCTACGTTCGCCTATTTTGTAAAAGATGCACCGCCGCTTGATGAAGCGAAAATTAAAGATCCGATGTCATCTACCGTTTATGACATGAAAGGGCATAAAGTGGCGGAGCTTGGCGGCATTAAGCGAACTTATATTTCTTATAAAGATGTACCAAAAGTGCTGGAAGATGCGGTGCTGGCAACGGAAGATGCGCGCTTTTACGAGCATCACGGCGTCGACTTTATCCGGCTTGCCGGCGCTGTTCTCGCCAACTTAAAAGAAGGGTTTGGTGCGGAAGGTGGAAGCACCATTACGCAGCAGGTCGTAAAAATGACTTTTCTTTCACCAGAAAAAACGTTAAAACGGAAAGCGCAAGAACTATGGCTCGCGCTGCGTTTGGAACAAAAGTATTCGAAACACGAGATTTTAGAAATGTACTTCAACAAAATTTATTATTCAGATGGCATTTACGGTGTTGCGAGAGCAGCGGAATATTACTTTGGAAAAACAAATTTAAAAGATTTGACGCTTCCGGAAGCGGCGCTGCTCGCCGGAATGCCGCAAAGCCCAAACAACTACAACCCGTATGACCATCCGGAAGCGGCGAAAAAACGTCGGGATGTTGTGTTATCGCTAATGGCAAAACACGGTTTTATCACGAAAGAAGAAGCGGAAAAAGCAAAACAAGTACCGATTAAATCGATGCTCGTCGAACGGAAACAGCATCATAATTCCGTTCCGTACGATGCGTTTATCGATGAAGTAATCAAAGAAGTGACAGACCAAGCAAACGTCAACGTATTTGAAGACGGATTGAAAATTTATACGACATTAGACCAAGATGCGCAAAAATATGTAGAAAATCTATTAAATTCAGATACGTTATTTACTGATAAAAAAGATTTACAGTCGGCGATCGCCTTAATCGATACAAAAACAGGAGAAATTCGTGCGCTTGGCGGCGGACGCCACCGGGAAAACGTGAAGTTTGGGTTTAACTATGCTATTCAACCAGTCGGTCAGCCTGGATCGTCCATTAAGCCGATTTTGGATTACGGTCCAGCTATTGAATATTTAAAATGGTCGACCGCCCATCAAATTGTCGACGAACCATACACTTACTCGAACGGAAAACCGATCCGCAACGCCGACAGAAGATACTTAGGACCGATTACAATGCGCCATGCGCTGGCGCTATCGCGCAACATTCCAGCGTTAAAAGCATTACAAGCTGTTGGAAAAGAACGCGCCAAAGAATTCGCCAACCGCCTTGGCATGGGCTTTGACCGAGTCGAGGAAGCGTATGCGATCGGCGGATTGGAAAATCGCGTTTCTCCATTGCAAATGGCCGGAGCGTACAGCGCATTTGGCAATAACGGGATTTACATTAAACCGCATGCCGTCACGAAAATCGTCTTCCCAGACGGCACGGAAATGGACTTAAGACCGAAGCCTAAGCGGGTGATGAAAGATTATACAGCCTACATGATTACGGATATGCTAAAATCGGTAGTCGAATATGGAACAGGGGTGCTAGCCAACGTTCCAGGACACCATGTTGCCGGCAAAACGGGAACGACTAACTATCCGGAAGAGGTGGCAAGACAATACGGCCTGTCCGATCGCGCCGTTCAGGACAGCTGGTTTGTCGGCTACACGCCAAACTATACGGCCGCCGTATGGACCGGTTTCAGCAAACGAAGCAGCACCGCCGATTTATCACAATGGGAACAACGCATTCCGAAACTGCTGTTTAAACGCGTCATTTCCCATGTGGATGACGGCGGCAGCGATTTTGAAATGCCGAACAGCGTGGTAAAACTGCCAATTAAAAAAGGAACGAATCCGCCGAAACTGGCAAGCAAATACACGCCGGCAAGCGAAATTACGTACGAATGCTTCGTCCGTGGAACAGAGCCGACCGAGACGGCGCCAGACGAACCAGAAACGCTGCCGTCAGTAACGGATTTGCAGGCGGCATACGACCAAGGAACAAACACCATTTCTGTTTCATGGAAATATAGCGATATGCATGACAACACCATTTTTGAAGTACACATTAAAACCGATCAAGGCACAACCAATGTCGTAACGACGAAAGATGAAGCGATTGCGATCAGCAATCCAACCCCAGGCGCTGTGTATACGATTGCTGTCTATGCGAAAGAAGGGGACATTACAAGCAAGCCGGCTCTAACGAGCGTCCAGGTGCCAGGGGGAGAACAAAATCCTAACCAACCTTCGCCGTCAGACCAGCCAAATCAAAATCAAAACGACAACAATCAACAGCAGCCAAATTGGGATAATAACGGCACAAATAACGGCACAGATAATGGCACAAATAATGGCGGAAATAACGGTACAAATGAAAATCAAAACAATCAAGGCGGCAATAATGGCAACAACATCAATAGTGGCAACAACGGCCAAGGTGGGAACAACAGCGGCAACAATGGCAATAATACTGCGCCAACTACGCCGCCATCGAATCCGACCACGCCGCCGCCGAATCCGACCACACCGCCGCCAAACAATCATAATGGCGCAAAAAATGGAAATAACCAAACAAAAAAAGGGTTTGGAACCTTTGGAACCAATACACAGCACTCCGGCACGGAAAATTAA
- the asnS gene encoding asparagine--tRNA ligase, translated as MKTTIAEVKNYVGQEVTIGAWLANKRSSGKIAFLQLRDGTGFIQGVVEKSKVTEEVFQIAKSITQETSLYVTGTVRVDERSPFGYELSVTNLQIIHEAVDYPITPKEHGVEFLMDHRHLWLRSRRQHAIMKIRNEVIRATYEFFNDRGFVKIDPPILTGSAPEGTTELFHTKYFDEDAYLSQSGQLYMEAAAMALGKVFSFGPTFRAEKSKTRRHLIEFWMVEPEMAFYEFEDNLKLQEEYVSYIVQSVLKHCELELKRLERDTTKLELIQAPFPRITYDEAIQLLHEKGFNDIQWGDDFGAPHETAIAESFDKPVFITHYPTSLKPFYMQPDPNRPKVVLCADLIAPEGYGEIIGGSERIHDYELLKQRLEEHHLPLDAYKWYLELRQYGSVPHSGFGLGLERTVAWICGVDHVRETIPFPRLLNRLYP; from the coding sequence GTGAAAACAACGATTGCAGAAGTAAAAAATTACGTTGGACAAGAAGTAACGATCGGCGCCTGGTTGGCCAACAAGCGTTCAAGCGGCAAAATCGCCTTTTTGCAGCTGCGCGATGGGACAGGCTTTATCCAAGGCGTTGTCGAAAAATCAAAGGTAACGGAAGAGGTTTTTCAAATCGCCAAATCGATCACCCAAGAAACATCGCTATACGTAACAGGAACGGTGCGTGTCGACGAACGTTCCCCGTTTGGTTATGAACTTTCGGTGACGAATTTACAAATTATTCATGAGGCTGTTGATTATCCGATTACCCCAAAAGAGCATGGCGTTGAGTTTTTAATGGACCATCGCCATCTTTGGTTGCGCTCGCGCCGCCAGCATGCGATTATGAAAATCCGCAATGAAGTGATTCGCGCTACATATGAATTTTTTAATGATCGCGGCTTTGTGAAAATCGATCCGCCGATTTTAACCGGTAGCGCGCCGGAAGGAACGACGGAACTGTTCCATACGAAATATTTTGATGAAGATGCATATTTGTCGCAAAGCGGTCAGCTGTATATGGAAGCGGCGGCGATGGCGCTCGGCAAAGTATTTTCATTCGGCCCGACGTTCCGCGCCGAAAAATCAAAAACGCGCCGGCATTTAATTGAGTTTTGGATGGTTGAGCCGGAAATGGCGTTTTACGAATTTGAGGATAATCTCAAACTGCAAGAGGAATACGTATCATATATCGTTCAATCTGTTTTGAAACATTGCGAGCTGGAATTAAAACGGCTAGAGCGTGACACAACGAAACTGGAGCTCATCCAGGCGCCGTTCCCGCGCATCACGTATGATGAAGCGATTCAGCTGTTGCATGAAAAAGGGTTTAACGACATTCAGTGGGGTGATGATTTTGGCGCGCCTCATGAAACAGCAATTGCTGAAAGTTTCGATAAGCCTGTATTTATTACCCATTATCCGACGAGCCTAAAGCCATTTTATATGCAGCCGGATCCAAACCGTCCGAAAGTGGTATTATGCGCGGATTTAATCGCCCCGGAAGGATACGGGGAAATTATCGGCGGTTCTGAGCGGATTCATGATTATGAATTGTTAAAACAGCGCCTCGAAGAGCACCATCTGCCGCTGGATGCGTACAAATGGTATTTAGAGTTGCGGCAATACGGTTCCGTGCCGCATTCCGGATTTGGCCTTGGGCTTGAACGCACGGTCGCCTGGATTTGCGGCGTCGACCACGTTCGCGAAACGATTCCGTTTCCACGTCTGCTTAACCGTCTTTATCCATAA
- a CDS encoding YpmA family protein, translated as MESKIEVLATVKIQHSDDLYKIVDCLNRTLKRDNLMFGLALDENDKNQAIFTIYRT; from the coding sequence ATGGAAAGTAAAATCGAAGTGCTCGCTACCGTTAAAATCCAGCATTCCGATGACTTGTACAAAATTGTCGATTGCCTAAACCGGACGTTAAAGCGCGACAATCTCATGTTTGGGCTTGCTTTAGATGAAAATGATAAAAACCAGGCAATTTTTACTATTTACCGAACGTAG
- the nth gene encoding endonuclease III, with the protein MLTKEQIRYCLDKMGEMFPNAHCELVHRNPFELLIAVVLSAQCTDALVNKVTKSLFEKYKTPEDYIKVPLEELQQDIRSIGLYRNKAKNIQKLCAMLIEKYNGEVPKDLDELMKLPGVGRKTANVVVSVAFGIPAIAVDTHVERVSKRLGFCRWNDTVLEVEKTLMKKVPKEEWSITHHRMIFFGRYHCKAQSPQCHVCPLLDLCREGKKRMRKRDESSAGAK; encoded by the coding sequence GTGCTGACGAAAGAGCAAATTCGCTACTGTTTAGATAAAATGGGAGAAATGTTTCCGAACGCGCATTGCGAGCTTGTGCATCGCAACCCGTTTGAACTGTTAATCGCCGTTGTTTTATCCGCCCAATGCACCGACGCCTTGGTCAATAAAGTGACAAAAAGTTTATTTGAGAAGTATAAGACTCCCGAAGACTATATCAAAGTGCCGCTTGAAGAGCTGCAGCAGGATATTCGTTCGATCGGTTTGTACCGCAACAAAGCGAAAAATATTCAAAAGTTATGTGCCATGTTAATCGAGAAATATAACGGCGAGGTACCGAAAGACCTCGATGAGCTGATGAAACTGCCGGGGGTTGGGAGAAAAACGGCCAATGTGGTCGTTTCGGTCGCTTTCGGCATCCCGGCCATCGCCGTTGATACGCACGTCGAGCGCGTAAGCAAGCGCCTTGGTTTTTGCCGGTGGAATGATACCGTTTTAGAGGTCGAAAAAACGTTAATGAAAAAAGTTCCGAAAGAAGAATGGTCCATTACCCATCATCGCATGATTTTCTTCGGACGTTATCATTGCAAAGCACAGTCGCCGCAATGTCACGTTTGTCCGCTTCTCGATTTATGCCGGGAAGGGAAAAAGAGAATGCGAAAGAGGGATGAAAGCAGTGCAGGTGCCAAATGA